A part of Melittangium boletus DSM 14713 genomic DNA contains:
- a CDS encoding glycoside hydrolase family 57 protein — MTIGSLALVLHAHLPFVRHPEYEDFLEEDWLYEAISETYLPLLLMFDRLAEEEIPFRLTLTLTPTLVTMLGDELLMGRYARRLDALCELGAREVHRTRNDPIFAPIARFHRDHFESLRTAFHGRYKRDLVGAFRSLQNAGFLEIITCGATHGFLPLMQQTPEAVRAQISVAANHYRLTFGRNAPGIWLPECGYFPGVEKFLAAEHIRYFFVDTHGLTDATPRPLHGPFAPVYTEAGVAAYARDPESSQQVWSAERGYPGDPVYREFYRDIGWDLELDQVRPFVQPTGGRKNTGFKYYRITGKTQDKQPYAPDVARERAAVHAGNFLFNRQRQLEWLAGKVHGRQPVVVAPYDAELFGHWWFEGPWFLDALLRKVAREQDTFRLVTPSDDLAAFPENQVATPPLSSWGAGGYAHMWLEGANDWIYRHLHHCARLMVALAKDFPNPSTLQRRVLNQAARELLVAQSSDWAFIMKTGTMVEYAVRRTREHLEHFLSLHEQVTHGRIDEASLARLEGSLNLFPEMDYRVYRPL, encoded by the coding sequence ATGACCATCGGCTCGCTCGCGCTCGTCCTGCACGCCCACCTGCCGTTCGTCCGGCATCCCGAGTACGAGGATTTCCTGGAGGAGGACTGGCTCTACGAGGCCATCTCCGAGACGTACCTGCCGCTGTTGCTCATGTTCGACCGGCTGGCCGAGGAGGAGATCCCTTTCCGGCTGACGCTCACGCTCACGCCCACGCTCGTCACGATGCTCGGCGACGAGCTGCTCATGGGCCGCTACGCGCGCCGGCTCGATGCGCTGTGCGAGCTGGGCGCGCGCGAGGTGCACCGCACCCGGAACGATCCCATCTTCGCGCCCATCGCCCGCTTCCACCGGGACCACTTCGAGTCCCTGCGCACCGCCTTCCACGGGCGCTACAAGCGCGATCTGGTGGGCGCCTTCCGCTCGCTGCAGAACGCGGGCTTCCTGGAGATCATCACGTGTGGGGCCACGCACGGCTTCCTGCCGCTGATGCAGCAGACGCCCGAGGCGGTGCGCGCGCAGATTTCCGTGGCCGCCAACCACTACCGGCTCACCTTCGGCCGGAACGCGCCCGGCATCTGGCTGCCCGAGTGCGGCTACTTCCCCGGCGTGGAGAAGTTCCTCGCCGCCGAGCACATCCGCTACTTCTTCGTGGACACCCATGGCCTCACGGACGCCACGCCCCGGCCGTTGCATGGTCCGTTCGCGCCCGTCTACACCGAGGCGGGCGTGGCCGCGTACGCGAGGGATCCGGAGAGCAGCCAGCAGGTGTGGAGCGCCGAGCGGGGCTATCCGGGCGACCCCGTCTACCGCGAGTTCTACCGGGACATCGGCTGGGATCTGGAGCTGGATCAGGTCCGGCCCTTCGTGCAGCCCACGGGGGGGCGGAAGAACACGGGCTTCAAGTACTACCGGATCACGGGCAAGACCCAGGACAAGCAGCCCTACGCACCGGACGTCGCGCGCGAGCGGGCAGCCGTCCACGCGGGCAACTTCCTCTTCAACCGCCAGCGGCAGCTCGAGTGGCTCGCGGGCAAGGTGCATGGCCGCCAGCCCGTGGTGGTGGCCCCCTATGATGCCGAGCTCTTCGGACACTGGTGGTTCGAGGGCCCCTGGTTCCTCGACGCGCTGCTGCGCAAGGTGGCCCGGGAGCAGGACACCTTCCGACTCGTGACGCCCTCGGACGACCTGGCGGCGTTCCCGGAGAATCAGGTGGCCACGCCGCCCCTGTCCTCCTGGGGGGCGGGCGGCTACGCCCACATGTGGCTGGAGGGGGCCAACGATTGGATCTACCGCCACCTCCACCATTGCGCCCGATTGATGGTGGCCCTGGCGAAGGATTTTCCCAACCCCTCCACGCTTCAGCGGCGGGTGCTCAACCAGGCCGCGCGGGAGCTCCTGGTGGCGCAGTCCTCGGATTGGGCCTTCATCATGAAGACGGGCACCATGGTGGAGTACGCCGTGCGCCGCACGCGCGAGCACCTGGAGCACTTCCTGAGCCTGCACGAGCAGGTGACCCACGGCCGCATCGACGAGGCGTCGCTGGCCCGGCTCGAGGGCTCGCTCAACCTCTTTCCGGAGATGGATTACCGGGTCTACCGGCCGCTTTGA
- a CDS encoding trypsin-like peptidase domain-containing protein, translating to MNKRMTLPRGAVAGALIVVLPALAPAQTAAPPASGTLQPATREAQALPSLAPLVESVKSAVVNVDVQSKSGASEEYEGMRNPSFGSEDPWSGRRREQPIRQGTGSGFIIDPKGLVLTNNHVVEGAVAIRVRLDDGRSFSAEIVGRDPLTDVALIQLKKADKLPTVKLGDSDAMRVGDWVVAIGNPFGLASSVSSGILSARARNIHAGPYDDFLQTDAAINPGNSGGPLFNLKGEVVGINTAIVGGGTGIGFSVPSNLVKALLPQLEKDGAVTRAWLGIGIQDLNAELAQALKLPVNDGAIVNLVNDDSPAGRAGVRTDDVIVAIDGQKVSSGGELTRSVALKKPGSTSTVELFRDGKKQAVKVQLGTRPDLENRGVRPRRGEESDEQSSRARVGLSLNNVDPRLTQRMGLKTSQGALITEVQPGSPAERAELEPGMVVVEADRKPVASAEALAALIRKAPSGSTVLLRVVLPNGRMLRALPIP from the coding sequence ATGAATAAGCGAATGACCCTTCCGCGGGGTGCCGTTGCCGGTGCCCTCATCGTTGTCCTGCCCGCGTTGGCGCCCGCCCAGACGGCGGCGCCTCCCGCGTCCGGCACGCTTCAACCCGCTACCCGGGAGGCGCAGGCCCTGCCCTCGCTCGCCCCGTTGGTCGAGTCGGTGAAGAGCGCCGTCGTCAACGTGGACGTCCAGTCCAAGAGCGGCGCGTCCGAGGAGTACGAGGGGATGCGGAATCCCTCCTTCGGGAGCGAGGATCCCTGGAGTGGCCGGCGCCGCGAGCAGCCCATCCGCCAGGGCACGGGCTCGGGCTTCATCATCGATCCCAAGGGCCTGGTGTTGACCAACAACCACGTCGTCGAGGGCGCGGTGGCCATCCGCGTGCGCCTGGATGACGGGCGTTCCTTCTCCGCGGAGATCGTCGGCAGGGATCCGCTCACCGACGTGGCCCTCATCCAGCTCAAGAAGGCGGACAAGCTGCCCACGGTGAAGCTGGGAGACTCGGACGCGATGCGCGTGGGCGACTGGGTGGTGGCCATTGGCAACCCGTTCGGTCTGGCCTCGAGCGTGAGCAGCGGCATCCTCTCCGCGCGGGCGCGCAACATCCACGCGGGGCCTTATGACGACTTCCTGCAGACGGACGCCGCCATCAACCCGGGCAACTCGGGCGGTCCGCTCTTCAACCTCAAGGGCGAGGTGGTGGGCATCAACACCGCCATCGTGGGCGGCGGCACGGGCATCGGGTTCTCGGTGCCGAGCAACCTGGTGAAGGCGCTCCTGCCCCAGTTGGAGAAGGACGGCGCGGTGACGCGTGCCTGGCTGGGCATCGGCATCCAGGATCTGAACGCGGAGCTGGCTCAGGCGCTGAAGCTGCCCGTCAACGACGGAGCCATCGTCAACCTGGTGAACGACGACTCCCCGGCGGGTCGCGCGGGCGTGAGGACGGACGACGTCATCGTGGCCATCGACGGGCAGAAGGTGAGCTCGGGTGGAGAGCTGACTCGCTCGGTGGCGCTCAAGAAGCCGGGCAGCACCTCCACGGTGGAGCTCTTCCGCGACGGGAAGAAGCAGGCGGTGAAGGTGCAGCTGGGCACGCGTCCGGACCTCGAGAACCGGGGCGTGCGCCCGCGGCGCGGCGAGGAGTCCGACGAGCAGTCCTCCAGGGCCCGGGTGGGCCTGTCCCTGAACAACGTGGATCCGCGGCTCACCCAGCGCATGGGGCTCAAGACGTCGCAGGGAGCGTTGATCACGGAGGTGCAGCCGGGCTCTCCCGCGGAGCGCGCCGAGCTGGAGCCGGGCATGGTGGTGGTGGAGGCGGACCGCAAGCCGGTGGCCAGCGCGGAGGCCCTGGCGGCGCTCATCCGCAAGGCGCCCTCCGGGAGCACCGTGCTGCTGCGCGTGGTGCTGCCGAACGGACGCATGCTGCGCGCCCTGCCCATTCCCTGA
- a CDS encoding GGDEF domain-containing protein: MASGSRTVGRKLLWSIALPGLLAALLGLGHFWREARLATRDATHDEALVLAEFLGAAFRLPTPAGAPPHSPVAALLGAPSRLIDSTAELNVLSPDGHIRWSPRPREVGQRHPAAALLTQPGPQWARSDAHQTEVLRPLGDTSCEGCHPGAGEKPVGMLHLRVAEPLVHRELTDALGGALVAVLVLGIILILAIGVSLHFFLTRPLRRLTAAMRRAEEGDLLVRAEAGGTDELARLGSAFNAMLARLTSMKVEEIDTHRDLQVTKSKLSAKEELEERMADLALLFDVAHSLNSTLELSELLTRITQLVPERLHIPDFSIMLVNADGQLEVKSTFPADPKLEGVAFQVGEGCCGRAAATQRGVYVPDVAEPSSGFTQRGLRPEPDQGAMLCVPMVHTNSVLGVLNFRRPEVASFAPEELELLTAVADQVATAVKNALLHTEAVRLTLTDPLTGVPNRRHLFSRLELEVARSQRFGTPMSILMVDIDHFKKLNDAEGHRAGDEALRRVCDTLRGRVRKVDTLARYGGEEFMLVLSNVSKEDAFDVAEKLRRAVAESPLLAAPTQPGGHITVSIGVATLPTDAPAQDTVVDCADAALYASKRGGRNRVTSYAPGMEVHPNRERGLSKPHDPSAAQVAKA, encoded by the coding sequence ATGGCATCCGGTTCTCGCACCGTCGGCAGAAAGCTCCTCTGGAGCATTGCCTTGCCTGGGTTGCTCGCGGCCCTGCTGGGTCTGGGGCACTTCTGGCGGGAAGCTCGGCTGGCGACCCGGGACGCCACGCACGACGAGGCCCTGGTCCTGGCGGAATTCCTCGGCGCGGCCTTCCGGCTGCCAACCCCCGCGGGAGCTCCCCCCCACTCGCCCGTCGCCGCGCTGCTGGGTGCCCCGTCCCGGTTGATCGACTCCACCGCCGAGCTGAACGTGCTGTCACCGGACGGCCACATCCGCTGGTCGCCCCGGCCCCGGGAGGTGGGCCAGCGGCACCCGGCGGCGGCGCTGCTGACCCAGCCCGGACCGCAATGGGCCCGTTCGGATGCGCACCAGACCGAGGTGCTGCGACCGCTCGGGGACACGAGCTGCGAGGGCTGTCACCCGGGCGCCGGGGAAAAACCGGTGGGCATGCTGCACCTGCGCGTGGCCGAGCCCCTGGTGCACCGCGAGCTGACCGATGCCCTGGGCGGAGCGCTGGTGGCGGTGCTCGTGCTGGGCATCATCCTCATCCTCGCCATCGGCGTCTCACTGCACTTCTTCCTCACGCGCCCCTTGCGCCGGCTCACGGCCGCCATGCGGCGCGCCGAGGAGGGCGACCTGCTGGTGCGCGCGGAGGCCGGGGGCACGGATGAACTGGCCCGGCTCGGCTCGGCCTTCAACGCCATGCTGGCGCGCCTCACCTCCATGAAGGTCGAGGAGATCGACACCCACCGCGACCTGCAAGTCACCAAGTCGAAGCTGTCCGCCAAGGAGGAGCTGGAGGAGCGCATGGCGGACCTGGCCCTGCTCTTCGACGTGGCCCACTCCCTCAACTCCACCCTCGAGCTGTCCGAGCTGCTCACGCGCATCACCCAGCTGGTGCCCGAGCGGCTGCACATCCCCGACTTCTCCATCATGCTCGTCAACGCCGATGGCCAACTGGAGGTCAAGAGCACCTTCCCGGCGGACCCGAAGCTGGAGGGAGTGGCGTTCCAGGTGGGCGAGGGGTGCTGTGGGCGCGCGGCGGCGACGCAGCGGGGCGTGTACGTGCCGGACGTGGCCGAGCCCTCGAGCGGCTTCACCCAACGTGGGCTGCGGCCCGAGCCAGACCAGGGCGCCATGCTCTGCGTGCCCATGGTGCACACGAACTCGGTCCTGGGGGTGCTCAACTTCCGGCGCCCCGAGGTGGCCAGCTTCGCTCCCGAGGAGCTGGAGCTGCTCACGGCGGTGGCGGATCAGGTCGCCACGGCGGTGAAGAACGCCCTGCTCCACACCGAGGCGGTGCGGCTCACCCTGACGGATCCGCTCACCGGCGTGCCCAACCGCCGCCACCTCTTCTCCCGGTTGGAGCTGGAAGTGGCGCGCTCGCAGCGCTTCGGCACGCCCATGTCCATCCTCATGGTGGACATCGATCACTTCAAGAAGCTCAACGACGCCGAGGGCCACCGCGCGGGCGACGAAGCCCTGCGCCGCGTGTGCGACACCCTGCGCGGACGCGTGCGCAAGGTGGACACGCTCGCGCGCTACGGCGGCGAGGAATTCATGCTGGTGCTGTCCAATGTGTCCAAGGAGGACGCGTTCGACGTGGCCGAGAAGCTGCGGCGCGCCGTGGCGGAGTCACCCCTGCTCGCCGCGCCCACCCAGCCCGGAGGCCACATCACCGTGTCCATCGGCGTGGCCACCCTGCCCACCGACGCGCCCGCCCAGGACACCGTGGTGGATTGCGCCGACGCCGCGCTCTACGCGAGCAAGCGCGGCGGCCGCAACCGCGTCACCTCCTACGCGCCCGGCATGGAAGTGCATCCCAACCGGGAACGGGGCCTCTCCAAGCCCCACGACCCGTCCGCCGCCCAAGTGGCCAAGGCCTGA